CCGGGACAATTCCATTTGGGGACATCACCAAACGTTCTGCCTCGATGATGTTTGTTCCTATTCGGTACCAGGCAAAGGTAATTGGCATTCTTTCAGTTCAGAGCTACAAAATGGGAGCGTATGGTCAGGGAGATTTAAGCACCTTTCAGACTCTGGCAGACTATTGCGGCGGGGCATTGGAGCGTATTCGAGTACGTGAGGCGTTGCGACATAGTGAGGATCGCTTCCGGCGGGTGGTGGAATCCAACATGATCGGGATTTTCTTTTGGCAGGAGAACGGAAGAATTTTTGAAGCCAATGATAAGTATCTTTCCATGGTGGGATTTACCAGGGGTGACCTGGAGTTAGGCCAGGTGGACTGGAGAAAGATGACCCCACCTGAATATGCCGTCCGGGACCAGCAGATACTCAAGCGCCTGGAGGTGTCGGGGATTTGTGAACCTGTTGAAAAGGAATATGTCCGAAAGGATGGATTTCGAATTCCAGTGTTGATTGGCGCAGCCAGCCTGGGGGAGGGTAGCAATGAAGGAGTTTGCTTTGTTGTCGATATCACCGAACGCAAGCAGGCTGAGGTTGAGTTGACCAAATCCCGTGAAGAGCTCAGGGCCCTGGCGGCTCATCTTCAGTTCATCCGGGAGGAGGAAAGAAAGCATATCACCCGGGAAATTCATGATGAGTTGGGACAGTCGCTCACTGGATTCAAGATGGACCTGGCCTGGATGAGAGCCCGGTTACTTGGGGAAGATTCAAAGGCCAGCCGCCAGCAACTGATTGATAAAATTGAAAACATGGCCAGGTTGATCGACGAAACCGCCAACGTCGTCCGGAGGTTATGTACCGAGTTGCGTCCCGGGGTGCTGGATGATTTGGGGCTTACCGCAGCAATTGAATGGCAAATCCGCGAGTATCAAAATAGAACCGGTATTCGCTGTTCTACAGAAATTGAATCAGGTGACCTGGGGGTGGACGCGGAAAGGTCAACCGCTTTGTTTCGGATATTTCAGGAGCTTATGACCAATACCGCGCGCCATGCGCAAGCCAGTCGTGTGGAGGTGAGTTTAAAGCGAATTGGCAGTGAAATTGTCCTCGAAGTAAGGGATAACGGCAGAGGAATTAAAGAGAACGAAAAAGCTGGAACAAAATCGTTGGGGCTGGTGGGAATGAGGGAACGGGCATTGGTGCTGGGAGGAGAATTGGAAATAGCTGGAAAACCAGGAAGGGGAACGATGGTCCGGGTGAGAGTGCCTCTGGCAGGGCGTCATCAAAAAACTGAAAAGCTGGAGTTTCAGAAACTGTCAGAGCTTGGGGAGACAAGAGAATCAAAAAAATAATATCCCTAAGCTGGATATGTTTATGAAAGAAATGTCATTGAACAGCCAAAAGTCACAATCGAGCAAGAGTGAAACAGTGTCCAAAGGGCCATCCAAACCGATTGTATCGCCGTTGCGGATTCTGATAGTAGATGACCATGCCATTATTCGACAGGGGCTCAAGCAGATACTTGCCGGCGAGTTTGGGCTGGGGGTATTTGGAGAAGCAAACAACGGCACTGAAGCCTTGGAGCAGATCTGGAAGCAATCATGGGATGTGGTGTTATTGGACATCACCATGCCGGGCAAGAGTGGATTGGATGTGTTGAAACAGATTGTGGAAGCTCAGCCCAACATGGCGGTGTTGGTCCTGAGCATGCATCCAGAGGACCAATATGCAGTGCGAGTATTAAAAACAGGAGCGGCAGGTTATATTACGAAAAACACTGCTTCGGAGGAGGTGGTAAATGCTGTCAAAAAGGTGCTGGCTGGGGGGAAGTACGTCAGCGCTTCGCTGGCTGAAAACCTCGCGACCAGTTTAAATACGCCGATGGGAAAAGCTCCGCATGAGATACTCTCTGATCGTGAGTACCAAGTGATGCGCCTGATAGCATTGGGCAAGAGTGTAAAGGAAATCGCTTTCGACCTCTCCTTGAGTGTAAAAACAATTAGTACTTATCGAACCCGCATCATGGAAAAAATGAAGTTCAAGACCAATGCGGATATCATCCGTTATGCGGTACATGAAAGGTTGGTTGACTGACCTTTTGAACCCGCTCAGGCTGGGAGCACCTCATTTGCAATCATTGTGGATGAGGTTCAGAATTGAGCCAGGTTGATTTGGCTTATCTCAAAGAGATGCTTTATTAAGAATGAGATAAGATAGTGTAGGACGCTGGAGGACAACAGAATCAGCTTCTTGCAAGGGCCACGACAGAGTCTTTTCCAGATAAATTATTCTTATGAACCAAGCAGATGGCAACCATGACCGGAAGCGCCTCAGGGTTTTGGTTGCAGACGACTCAGCCGCAATCCGGGATTCATTATCTTCTTTAATCTCCAGGCTGTCAGACGTGGAAATTGTAGGGTTGGCCCGGACAGGATTGGAAGCTTATGAGCTCATTCAAAGCCTTAATCCCGATGTCGTGACGCTGGACATTCGCATGCCAGGGATGAGTGGAATCCAGGTGTTGGAGGCCATCAAAAAGCAACAATTGGAAGTTACTGTCATTGTGTTGACGGGATTGGCTGAGATGGAATATCGGCGGAAATGCACGGATTTAGGCGCAAAGTTTTTTTTCCATAAATCGACCGAATTTGAAAAACTAATTGAGGTCCTAAGCGACTACAGGGACCGCCTCAATCTGCAGCAAGCGCAGATTCAAGGCAGCATTTAAAGGCACAAAGTCATTATAGGAAACCTCGGGCGATATCTGGAGGGCAGGCTTAATAGCAAAACCTGTTGTCGTGAGATGCAGTTGGTGTGCACTCGAGTGGACACTATCGATGTGGTAAAGCTGAAGTGCCTTGCGGTCCGGATGATTTTGGATAAGCCATTTTACCGTTGTTCATAGCCAGGCATCTGCATCGCAAGCGGGGTTTAAGCACGGCCGTAGTCTGGCTCGACAAGCCTCGAACGTGATGGCATTTTGTTGACTGTGACTTTGGACAAGCTTAACCGACTCCGGAATGTAATATCTTCTTATGGCTCCTGCCTTGTAGCGTATTCTGGTGGCGTGGATTCGGTGTTTTTGGCCAAGGTGGCCAAAGATGTCTTAGGCAAGAAATCGTTGGCTGCCATAGCCGATTCGCCCAGCCTGCCACGACGTGAGTTGGAGGAAGCCTTGGAAATTGCCAGGCGATTTGAAATTCCGGTTCGAATTGTGCGCACGAAAGAGTTTGATAACTCCTCCTACCTCGCCAATCCCAATAACCGATGCTACTTTTGCAAGCACGAATTGTTCACGGAGTTAGAGCCACTAGCCAAAGCCGAGCAATTTGCTGTGATTGCCTATGGTGAAAACGCGAGTGATGTGGGTGATTTTCGGCCTGGAGCGAAGGCCGCAGCAGAGTTTCAAGTGCGGGCTCCTCTGAAGGAGGCCGGTTTGACCAAGGCAGAAATCAGGGAATTGTCCTCATATCTGGGGCTTCCAACTGCCGATAAGCCACAAATGGCCTGCCTGAGTTCCCGGATACCGTACGGTGAGGCTGTATCACCGCAGAAATTGCTTATGATCGAGGAAGCGGAAATGCTCTTGCGAGATTTGGGTTTCCATGACGTGCGTGTGAGACATCACGAACTCAAACAGGGACAATTAGCGCGAATTGAGATTGGCCCAAGTGAGCTTCGGAAAGTCTTGGAAGCTGGTGTGAATGAGCGGGTTGCAGCAGCATTAAAGAAAATTGGCTACTTGCATGTGACGCTGGACTTGCAGGGTTATCGCCGCGGGAGCGTCAACGAATTGCTCGGCATGGCAAGTGCTTAGAAGCGGGTACTTAAAGGCTAATAAAGCGCAACTTTAGCGCTTCTTCGGTTAATTAAGAGAGTTCAGTAACAATTATGGCACAGTTTGCATATAAAGCCCGTCGTCGTACGGGAGAGACAGTCCAAGGTGTTTTGGACGTAGCGGATCGTGCGGCTGCCCTCGTGCAGATCGAACGGTTGGGGCTATTTCCAATCATGGTGGATGCTTCGAAGACGGCTACCAAGGCTGCAGCCGCAGCTGAGCGAGGTGGCGAAAAGCGCGATTTCAAAGCATCGCTGCCTCCGTTCATGCGCGAACTGCTGGAACGTAAACGCAAGCCGAAGCTGCAAGAACTGGGAACTTTTACACAACAACTTGCGAATCTTTTGCAATCGGGCATGCCGTTGACCGTGGCTTTGAACAGCATGACGCATCTGGAATCCAAAGGGATTTCCTCCGAGGTTAGCAAGCAATTGAAGCAGGATGTGATGGAAGGCAAGGGCTTGTCTGACGCCATGGCCAAGCAGCCACTCATTTTTTCCGATTTATACGTGAACATGGTTCGTGCAGGCGAGCAGAGCGGCGCGTTGACCGAAGTATTAAAGCGCTTATCCGACCATTATGAGCGTTTTTCACAGGTCCAATCTAAGTTTACCTCAGCTCTGATTTATCCTGCCTTCGTGATCACAGTCGGAAGCATCATCATGTTTTTGTTCATGACGAAGATGTTGCCGACGTTTATGAAGATTTTTGAAGGCATGAATATTGAACTGCCACTTCCCACGCGCATATTGATTGGCCTTAGCCATCTTTTCAGCGGCTACTGGTGGTTGATGATCCTGACGGTGGTGGCAGTAATTGTCATTTTCAAAAGATTCCAATCGACCGACGGTGGAAAGCGAACTATTGATGGCTGGAAGATCAATGCTCCCGTGGTGGGAAAGGTGATGCGACTCAATTTATACGGCCAGTTCGCTCAAACTCTGGCAACTTTGCTGGAAAATGGCGTGCCGGTCCTGACGGCGCTGACGATTACCGAACAGACGATGCCAAACCGCATTATTCGCGAGGCGATTGCCCGAACACGGGAAGAGGTGACGGATGGAAAAACGCTGGCTCAACCTTTGGCGAAGAGCAAAGTGTTTCCGCAATTGATGATCGATTTGCTCAAGATCGGTGAGGAAACGGGCAATGTGCCCGGGGCTCTGCGTAATGTGGCCACCACGTATGAAAATGAATTGAATATTGGCATCAAGACCATGATGAGCCTGATTGAACCGGTCATGATTGTTGTGA
This window of the Pedosphaera parvula Ellin514 genome carries:
- a CDS encoding PAS domain S-box protein — translated: MGKTLRVLIVEDSAADVLLVIRHLHKGGYEVVHEQVDTEAAFITQLQAKEWDVIIADYSLPRFSAIRALKLLQNTRIDLPFIIVSGAIGEEVAVAAMKSGAHDYLLKNSLARLIPVIDRELGEAQVRRERRQAEEAYHRLAAIVESSGDAIFGEELDGTVTSWNQGAERIFGYQAEEVKGRSLLLMIPPERREAEAKLNRRERVSPFETVMIRKDGRRIDVSVTISPITDAMGNIVGVSNIARDITERKRAESYMAALSKLGQSLSSASTPVEAARVISRIAEEIFRWDAFVLDLYSPESREIQTVLNIDTIEGMREEVGSSYVDKRPSSTARRIIENGAELILRDQGHAEIPGTIPFGDITKRSASMMFVPIRYQAKVIGILSVQSYKMGAYGQGDLSTFQTLADYCGGALERIRVREALRHSEDRFRRVVESNMIGIFFWQENGRIFEANDKYLSMVGFTRGDLELGQVDWRKMTPPEYAVRDQQILKRLEVSGICEPVEKEYVRKDGFRIPVLIGAASLGEGSNEGVCFVVDITERKQAEVELTKSREELRALAAHLQFIREEERKHITREIHDELGQSLTGFKMDLAWMRARLLGEDSKASRQQLIDKIENMARLIDETANVVRRLCTELRPGVLDDLGLTAAIEWQIREYQNRTGIRCSTEIESGDLGVDAERSTALFRIFQELMTNTARHAQASRVEVSLKRIGSEIVLEVRDNGRGIKENEKAGTKSLGLVGMRERALVLGGELEIAGKPGRGTMVRVRVPLAGRHQKTEKLEFQKLSELGETRESKK
- a CDS encoding response regulator, with protein sequence MFMKEMSLNSQKSQSSKSETVSKGPSKPIVSPLRILIVDDHAIIRQGLKQILAGEFGLGVFGEANNGTEALEQIWKQSWDVVLLDITMPGKSGLDVLKQIVEAQPNMAVLVLSMHPEDQYAVRVLKTGAAGYITKNTASEEVVNAVKKVLAGGKYVSASLAENLATSLNTPMGKAPHEILSDREYQVMRLIALGKSVKEIAFDLSLSVKTISTYRTRIMEKMKFKTNADIIRYAVHERLVD
- a CDS encoding response regulator transcription factor, translating into MNQADGNHDRKRLRVLVADDSAAIRDSLSSLISRLSDVEIVGLARTGLEAYELIQSLNPDVVTLDIRMPGMSGIQVLEAIKKQQLEVTVIVLTGLAEMEYRRKCTDLGAKFFFHKSTEFEKLIEVLSDYRDRLNLQQAQIQGSI
- the larE gene encoding ATP-dependent sacrificial sulfur transferase LarE; translation: MTLDKLNRLRNVISSYGSCLVAYSGGVDSVFLAKVAKDVLGKKSLAAIADSPSLPRRELEEALEIARRFEIPVRIVRTKEFDNSSYLANPNNRCYFCKHELFTELEPLAKAEQFAVIAYGENASDVGDFRPGAKAAAEFQVRAPLKEAGLTKAEIRELSSYLGLPTADKPQMACLSSRIPYGEAVSPQKLLMIEEAEMLLRDLGFHDVRVRHHELKQGQLARIEIGPSELRKVLEAGVNERVAAALKKIGYLHVTLDLQGYRRGSVNELLGMASA
- a CDS encoding type II secretion system F family protein, giving the protein MAQFAYKARRRTGETVQGVLDVADRAAALVQIERLGLFPIMVDASKTATKAAAAAERGGEKRDFKASLPPFMRELLERKRKPKLQELGTFTQQLANLLQSGMPLTVALNSMTHLESKGISSEVSKQLKQDVMEGKGLSDAMAKQPLIFSDLYVNMVRAGEQSGALTEVLKRLSDHYERFSQVQSKFTSALIYPAFVITVGSIIMFLFMTKMLPTFMKIFEGMNIELPLPTRILIGLSHLFSGYWWLMILTVVAVIVIFKRFQSTDGGKRTIDGWKINAPVVGKVMRLNLYGQFAQTLATLLENGVPVLTALTITEQTMPNRIIREAIARTREEVTDGKTLAQPLAKSKVFPQLMIDLLKIGEETGNVPGALRNVATTYENELNIGIKTMMSLIEPVMIVVMALGVAFLLLSVLSAMFAMTSSIAR